The following proteins come from a genomic window of Elusimicrobiota bacterium:
- a CDS encoding aspartate 1-decarboxylase, translating to MRIFLNAKIHNATVTDANLHYVGSMTVDGDLLDKAGMLEHEKVLVVDNTNGARLETYLIRGRPGGGDICANGAASRLIKKGHEVILMTFAVAPRPPRARVVLVDKKNRFLKFLREKPGAAAG from the coding sequence ATGCGAATTTTTCTCAACGCGAAAATCCACAACGCCACCGTCACCGACGCCAACCTGCATTACGTTGGCTCCATGACGGTCGATGGCGATTTGTTGGACAAGGCGGGCATGTTGGAACACGAAAAGGTCTTGGTCGTGGACAACACGAACGGCGCCCGCCTCGAGACCTACCTGATTCGCGGGCGCCCCGGCGGCGGAGACATCTGCGCCAACGGCGCGGCCAGCCGCCTGATCAAAAAAGGGCACGAGGTGATTTTGATGACCTTCGCGGTCGCGCCCCGTCCCCCCCGGGCGCGGGTGGTTCTGGTTGATAAAAAAAACCGGTTCCTCAAATTCCTCCGCGAAAAACCGGGCGCCGCCGCCGGCTAA
- a CDS encoding ABC transporter ATP-binding protein: MIRAEGLTKRFGDVTAVDALDLDIAPGEIFGYLGPNGAGKTTTVKLLTGLLRPTAGRVFIGGHDVQADPRAAKKILGLVPDQPYVYPHLTGHEFLRFVGDLYEVDGGYQKKKIPELLEMFEIADRGDELVETFSHGMRQKLVLAGVLLHQPKVLFLDEPMVGLDPKSARLVKDIFQTLARRGVTLFMCTHVLEIAERLCHRVGIVERGRVTRAGTLAELRAQSSSGGSLEDVFLSLTGGDRDKDLLRALD; encoded by the coding sequence ATGATCCGCGCCGAGGGCCTCACCAAACGGTTCGGCGACGTCACCGCGGTCGACGCCCTCGACCTCGACATCGCCCCCGGCGAGATCTTCGGTTATCTCGGCCCCAACGGGGCCGGCAAAACCACGACCGTCAAGCTGCTCACCGGCCTTCTGCGGCCGACCGCGGGTCGGGTTTTTATCGGCGGCCACGACGTGCAGGCCGACCCGCGCGCCGCCAAAAAAATCCTCGGACTCGTGCCGGACCAGCCCTACGTGTACCCCCACCTCACCGGCCACGAATTCCTCCGTTTCGTGGGCGACCTCTACGAGGTGGATGGGGGGTATCAAAAGAAGAAAATCCCCGAATTGCTCGAGATGTTCGAGATCGCCGATCGCGGCGACGAGTTGGTGGAAACGTTTTCCCACGGCATGCGGCAAAAGTTGGTGCTGGCCGGGGTTCTCCTCCATCAACCCAAGGTCCTGTTCTTGGACGAGCCCATGGTGGGACTGGATCCCAAAAGCGCGCGGTTGGTGAAGGATATTTTTCAGACGCTCGCCCGCCGGGGCGTGACGCTGTTCATGTGCACGCACGTGCTGGAAATCGCCGAGCGGCTTTGCCACCGGGTGGGCATCGTGGAACGGGGGCGGGTGACGCGCGCGGGCACGCTGGCGGAACTGCGCGCCCAGTCTTCGAGTGGGGGCAGTTTGGAGGATGTGTTCCTGTCGTTGACCGGCGG